The following are encoded together in the Cyanobacterium aponinum PCC 10605 genome:
- a CDS encoding helix-turn-helix transcriptional regulator, whose amino-acid sequence MIALSTVNWSNYWQQESESFTTFSGEKEEVWREKGLLGYSEEKYIPLRRDLYLEISDYHMYEDVMLTSQYDQKNDEHFVINFVVSGNVKTIYHGVTDYVSETAGKNYIEFWESRQETEYWQKGDRILKVRVGISLSTLREMCEDSLDTLPSELQLLITGKNVPPCYRQGENNINMNSALNQIVNCPYQGFTRNFYLESKALELLALWLGKNNKIGFNQISSLSRKDIIALQEVKNIMKKNLQNPPSLKELSRQLCINECKLKSGFKKLFNTTIFNYLHRQRMEYAHSLLRDKKIKITDVAMMCGYASLPSFSKAFKKYYGISPRCDRI is encoded by the coding sequence TTTTTCAGGAGAAAAAGAAGAAGTTTGGCGTGAAAAAGGTTTGTTAGGATATTCTGAGGAAAAATATATCCCTTTACGTCGTGATTTATATTTAGAAATTTCTGATTATCATATGTATGAAGATGTGATGTTAACCAGTCAATATGATCAGAAAAATGATGAGCATTTTGTAATTAATTTTGTGGTTTCTGGCAATGTTAAAACTATTTATCATGGGGTAACAGATTATGTTTCAGAAACGGCAGGAAAAAATTATATTGAGTTTTGGGAGTCTCGACAGGAAACGGAATATTGGCAAAAAGGCGATCGCATCTTAAAAGTTAGAGTCGGAATTTCTTTGTCAACTTTAAGAGAAATGTGTGAAGATTCTTTAGACACTTTACCCTCAGAATTACAGTTATTAATTACGGGTAAAAATGTGCCTCCTTGTTATCGTCAGGGGGAAAATAATATTAATATGAATAGTGCTTTAAATCAGATTGTAAATTGTCCTTATCAGGGATTTACCAGAAACTTTTATTTAGAAAGTAAGGCTTTAGAATTACTGGCTTTATGGTTAGGAAAAAACAATAAAATAGGATTTAATCAAATTTCTTCTCTTAGTAGAAAAGATATTATTGCTTTGCAAGAAGTAAAAAATATTATGAAAAAAAACTTACAAAATCCTCCTAGTTTAAAAGAATTATCTCGACAATTATGTATCAATGAATGTAAATTAAAATCAGGTTTTAAAAAATTATTTAATACAACAATTTTTAATTATTTACACCGTCAAAGAATGGAATATGCTCACAGTTTATTAAGAGATAAAAAAATAAAAATAACCGATGTAGCAATGATGTGTGGTTATGCCAGTTTACCTTCTTTTTCTAAGGCTTTTAAAAAATATTACGGTATTAGTCCAAGATGCGATCGAATTTGA
- the nth gene encoding endonuclease III, with amino-acid sequence MRISKKKKAIEILNILKQLYPTATCSLNYDTPLQLLVATILSAQCTDERVNKVTPALFKRFPDAQSFAQADREEIENLIRSTGFYRNKAKNIQNACIRIVNDFDGKVPQTMTELLTLAGVARKTANVVLAHAFGIIEGVTVDTHVKRLSNRLGLTKHSNPIQIEKDLMKLLPQAEWENFSISIIYHGRAVCNARKPRCPECTLSHLCPSFIS; translated from the coding sequence ATGAGAATTAGTAAGAAGAAAAAAGCGATCGAAATTTTAAATATACTCAAACAACTTTATCCTACCGCTACTTGTAGCCTGAACTATGATACTCCCCTACAGTTATTAGTTGCGACAATTTTGTCAGCACAATGCACCGATGAGAGAGTAAATAAAGTTACACCGGCTTTATTCAAACGTTTTCCTGATGCCCAAAGTTTTGCCCAAGCCGATAGAGAAGAAATAGAGAATTTAATTCGCTCCACGGGTTTTTATCGCAACAAGGCTAAAAATATTCAGAATGCCTGTATCAGAATTGTTAATGATTTTGATGGGAAAGTACCTCAAACTATGACAGAATTATTAACCCTTGCCGGAGTTGCCCGTAAAACCGCTAATGTAGTATTAGCTCATGCCTTCGGTATTATTGAAGGAGTAACGGTAGATACCCATGTAAAAAGGCTTAGTAATCGTCTAGGTTTAACTAAGCATTCTAACCCGATACAAATTGAAAAAGATTTGATGAAGTTATTACCCCAAGCAGAGTGGGAAAATTTTTCTATTAGTATTATTTATCATGGTAGAGCCGTTTGTAATGCTCGTAAACCTCGTTGTCCAGAATGTACTTTAAGTCATTTATGTCCTTCTTTTATCAGCTAA